A portion of the Micromonospora tarapacensis genome contains these proteins:
- a CDS encoding type IV secretory system conjugative DNA transfer family protein, with protein MRADPGPARLGPPGAPCPAGRVEARRHPGGDVANRAVNSMARLAIEPILWLLEVFLPGPTRRSATTRGGSRPEGVRDPVADANQHAVVDKAVRVPHFEIAIRYAVAVDDDQSDNGAKRRTADKRTKDQRRRDDEHHQQMRARLHGLAHTFASAAATYTRPNRLRRMKMAQPVAVLASRRLLRGFLATVEELAVLAALPQDLAVPGLDRARARAVPAPAAIPSGGRGVKVLGRSQIGGHSVGLNVVDARQHVHLIGKTGVGKSTLLLNMILSDVHARRGTVVIDPRGDLVLDILDRLPADYADRIAIIDPEQDNPACFNPLDDGGDAHLAVDNLVGVFSKIFQRHWGPRIDDTLRVSCLTLMRHAHPTLSLVPPLLNDRGFRGRFVYDLSDPEGLGGFWAWYDSMNEGQRAQVIGPVLARLRAFLLRDFVKNVIGTAHTSFQMSKILDGGLLLCRLPKGVLGEETARILGSLIVARVWQAAIARAGQPEDKRKDATLYIDECQNFLNLPGSVDDMLAEARGFRLGLVLAHQNLAQLPKETADAVSANARSKVFFNVDPNDARELAKHTRPELEDHDLSHLDVFTASARLLVANREMPAFTFTTNPPVEAVGEALAIRQRVAAAHAPPTEESAMQQVARKSLHRRTNRQQP; from the coding sequence GTGCGTGCAGATCCTGGCCCGGCCCGCCTCGGCCCGCCGGGTGCGCCGTGCCCGGCGGGCCGCGTCGAAGCCCGCCGGCACCCCGGCGGCGACGTCGCCAACCGGGCGGTCAACAGCATGGCCAGGCTCGCGATCGAGCCGATCCTCTGGCTCCTCGAAGTCTTCCTCCCCGGGCCAACCCGGCGAAGCGCAACCACGCGCGGAGGATCCCGCCCGGAGGGCGTCCGGGATCCGGTGGCCGACGCCAACCAGCACGCCGTGGTGGACAAGGCCGTGCGCGTGCCGCACTTCGAGATCGCCATCCGCTACGCCGTCGCCGTCGATGACGACCAGAGCGACAACGGCGCCAAGCGCCGCACGGCCGACAAGCGCACCAAGGACCAGCGGCGGCGCGACGACGAGCACCACCAGCAGATGCGGGCACGGCTGCACGGGCTGGCGCACACCTTCGCGTCGGCGGCGGCCACCTACACCCGCCCGAACCGGCTGCGGCGAATGAAGATGGCCCAACCGGTGGCGGTGCTTGCCTCGCGGCGACTGCTGCGCGGGTTCCTCGCCACCGTCGAAGAACTCGCGGTCCTCGCCGCCCTGCCACAGGACCTCGCCGTGCCCGGCCTGGACCGGGCCAGAGCGAGGGCGGTGCCGGCGCCAGCGGCGATCCCGTCCGGCGGGCGTGGAGTGAAGGTGCTCGGCCGCTCCCAGATCGGCGGGCACTCCGTCGGCCTGAACGTGGTCGACGCCCGCCAGCACGTGCACCTGATCGGCAAGACCGGCGTTGGCAAGTCCACCCTGCTGCTCAACATGATCCTGTCCGACGTACACGCCCGCCGGGGAACGGTGGTCATCGACCCACGCGGCGACCTCGTGTTGGACATCCTGGACCGGCTACCGGCCGACTACGCCGACCGGATCGCGATCATCGACCCCGAGCAGGACAACCCGGCGTGTTTCAATCCGCTCGACGACGGCGGAGACGCGCACCTGGCGGTGGACAACCTCGTCGGCGTCTTCTCCAAGATCTTCCAACGGCACTGGGGGCCGCGCATCGATGACACCCTGCGGGTGAGCTGTTTGACGTTGATGCGTCACGCCCATCCCACCCTGTCGCTGGTGCCGCCGCTGCTCAACGACCGAGGCTTCCGGGGCCGGTTCGTCTACGACCTGTCCGACCCCGAAGGGCTGGGCGGGTTCTGGGCCTGGTACGACTCGATGAACGAGGGCCAACGCGCCCAGGTCATCGGCCCCGTCCTCGCGCGCTTGAGGGCGTTCCTGCTGCGCGACTTCGTCAAGAACGTCATCGGCACCGCGCACACTTCGTTCCAGATGTCGAAGATCCTGGACGGCGGGCTGCTGCTGTGCCGGCTCCCCAAGGGTGTCCTCGGTGAGGAGACCGCCCGGATCCTCGGCTCGCTGATCGTCGCCCGCGTCTGGCAGGCCGCCATCGCCCGCGCCGGACAACCCGAGGACAAGCGAAAAGACGCCACCCTATATATTGATGAATGTCAGAATTTTCTGAATTTGCCGGGTTCGGTGGACGACATGCTCGCCGAGGCCCGGGGGTTCCGGTTGGGCCTCGTCTTGGCGCACCAGAATTTGGCGCAGTTGCCGAAGGAGACCGCTGACGCGGTTTCGGCGAACGCCCGGTCGAAGGTCTTCTTCAACGTCGACCCGAACGACGCCCGGGAACTGGCCAAGCACACCCGCCCCGAGCTGGAGGACCACGACCTGTCCCACCTGGACGTGTTCACGGCCTCCGCGCGGTTGCTGGTCGCCAACCGGGAGATGCCGGCGTTCACCTTCACCACCAACCCGCCGGTCGAGGCGGTCGGTGAGGCCCTCGCGATCCGGCAGAGGGTCGCCGCGGCGCACGCCCCGCCCACCGAGGAATCCGCCATGCAGCAGGTCGCCCGCAAGTCGCTTCACCGGCGCACCAACCGACAACAGCCCTGA
- a CDS encoding MarR family transcriptional regulator, translated as MDTQKLSPSARLTLDALKAGPGNVHELSDRTGRSRSTTDKAINDLAKTGLIVKVDDGGDPADGAPTRWQLAEAPADAETGQPEPDGGDNATEPAADTPATDTTDTTDADATTQAEAADPTADSQPDTDPPTTGDGEGTAPGGEATADGEATPDGGGQPDTEAKPDGEATQDGDEKKAEAEAEPPKLCRGCQTQMPKICQCCWQKTPAFCGKCRKDMPQVRRGEPGEPVILSNGLPKLRPGELEAMVEKVMREKPLPAFAGVTGWTGGRVAIHLPGRSTGAINNAMEKLERNGIAELIGDKPMRYKLKDAEHQQPDGETDSSQDTNPGTDDRAPAQDSQADGAQPPADAEAPQPAAAE; from the coding sequence ATGGACACCCAGAAACTCTCACCCAGCGCGAGGCTCACACTCGACGCACTGAAAGCCGGACCCGGCAACGTGCACGAGCTGAGCGACCGCACCGGCCGCAGCCGCTCGACCACCGACAAGGCCATCAACGACCTGGCCAAGACCGGCCTCATCGTCAAGGTCGACGACGGCGGTGACCCCGCCGACGGCGCCCCGACCCGCTGGCAGCTCGCCGAGGCCCCGGCCGACGCCGAGACCGGCCAGCCGGAACCGGACGGCGGCGACAACGCCACCGAGCCGGCCGCCGATACGCCCGCCACCGACACCACCGACACCACGGACGCCGACGCCACGACGCAGGCCGAAGCAGCCGACCCGACGGCGGACTCCCAGCCCGACACCGACCCGCCGACCACCGGCGACGGCGAGGGCACCGCCCCGGGCGGCGAGGCGACGGCCGACGGCGAGGCCACGCCCGACGGCGGTGGGCAGCCCGACACCGAGGCCAAGCCGGACGGCGAGGCCACCCAGGACGGCGACGAGAAGAAGGCCGAGGCCGAGGCCGAACCGCCGAAGCTGTGCCGCGGCTGCCAGACGCAGATGCCGAAGATCTGCCAGTGCTGCTGGCAGAAGACCCCGGCCTTCTGCGGTAAGTGCCGCAAGGACATGCCGCAGGTCCGACGCGGCGAGCCCGGCGAGCCGGTCATTCTGTCCAACGGCCTGCCGAAGCTGCGCCCCGGCGAGCTGGAGGCCATGGTCGAGAAGGTGATGCGGGAAAAGCCGCTGCCCGCCTTCGCCGGGGTGACCGGTTGGACCGGCGGTCGGGTCGCCATTCACCTGCCCGGCCGCAGCACCGGTGCGATCAACAACGCCATGGAAAAGCTGGAGCGGAACGGGATCGCTGAGCTGATCGGCGACAAGCCCATGCGCTACAAGCTCAAGGACGCTGAGCACCAGCAGCCCGACGGCGAGACCGACAGCAGCCAGGACACCAACCCCGGCACCGACGACCGCGCACCGGCGCAGGACAGCCAGGCCGACGGCGCACAGCCGCCGGCCGACGCCGAGGCGCCGCAGCCCGCCGCAGCCGAATAG
- a CDS encoding VirB4 family type IV secretion system protein yields the protein MSLLTRNRSRTAAKAPADPVPAPAALEITPTHVRVGDDYAATYAVCGFPAEVGPAWLVPLLSYPGRVTVAVHTEPVPAPIAAPMLTKQRARLESTRRIDAERGKLSDPTVEAAASDAADLAERVARGASKLHHGAVYVTVHGRTLDELHATAAGVRSAAASMLLDLQPATFRHHLGYTTTLPLGVDKLGMRRIFDTESLAAAFPFASGDLAAPAPGQHTSAQAVMYGVNTTSHGIVMWNRWAQDNHNSVVLARSGAGKSYFIKLEVLRSLYQGVEVAVIDPEDEYTPLAEHVGGTVIQLGAPGVCINPLDLPVDTELTTLRDQQLAVHTTINVMLGMVPPPSEGQALDRAIPATYEAAGITHDPATWGRPAPLLRDLAATLTADADPAAQQMAARLAPWVSGTFKDLFNGPTSTRPDGHLVVWSLRNLPDELRTIGTLLTLKHIWGRIDQTATSAHQTKRLVVVDEAWLLMRDGEGARFLSLMARAGRKRNAGLTVVTQDAADVLSTNFGLTIVSNAATQVLMRQSTQAIDVVTEAFGLTGGEARLLLSAGRGEGLLVAGRSRVPFRSQASGSEHRLAVTGIGGEQR from the coding sequence ATGAGCCTACTCACCCGCAACCGTTCCCGCACCGCCGCGAAGGCGCCGGCCGACCCGGTGCCGGCGCCGGCGGCGTTGGAGATCACCCCGACCCATGTGCGGGTCGGCGACGACTACGCGGCCACCTACGCCGTGTGCGGCTTCCCGGCCGAGGTCGGCCCGGCCTGGCTGGTCCCGTTGCTGTCCTACCCGGGCCGGGTCACCGTCGCCGTGCACACCGAGCCCGTGCCGGCGCCGATCGCCGCGCCGATGCTCACCAAACAACGCGCCCGCCTCGAATCGACGCGGCGGATCGACGCCGAACGCGGCAAGCTGTCCGATCCGACGGTGGAGGCCGCCGCCAGCGACGCCGCCGACCTGGCCGAGCGGGTCGCCCGGGGCGCCTCCAAGCTGCACCACGGCGCCGTCTACGTCACGGTGCACGGCCGCACCCTCGACGAGCTGCACGCCACGGCGGCCGGGGTGCGTTCAGCCGCCGCGTCGATGCTGCTGGACCTGCAACCGGCCACGTTCCGCCACCACCTCGGCTACACCACCACCCTGCCACTGGGGGTTGACAAGCTCGGGATGCGACGCATCTTCGACACCGAAAGCCTGGCCGCGGCGTTCCCGTTCGCCTCCGGCGACCTCGCCGCCCCCGCCCCCGGCCAGCACACCTCCGCCCAGGCGGTGATGTACGGGGTCAACACCACCTCCCACGGCATCGTGATGTGGAACCGGTGGGCGCAGGACAACCACAACAGCGTCGTGCTCGCCCGGTCCGGAGCGGGAAAGTCGTACTTCATCAAGCTGGAAGTGCTGCGCAGCTTGTACCAGGGTGTCGAAGTCGCCGTGATCGACCCGGAGGACGAATACACGCCCCTCGCGGAGCACGTCGGCGGCACCGTCATCCAACTCGGCGCGCCCGGCGTGTGCATCAACCCCCTCGATCTGCCGGTCGACACCGAACTGACCACGCTGCGCGACCAGCAGTTGGCCGTGCACACGACCATCAACGTGATGCTGGGCATGGTTCCGCCGCCCAGCGAAGGCCAAGCCCTAGACCGGGCGATTCCCGCCACCTATGAGGCGGCCGGGATCACCCACGACCCGGCGACGTGGGGAAGGCCGGCGCCGCTGCTGCGGGACCTGGCCGCCACGCTGACCGCCGATGCGGATCCGGCCGCGCAGCAGATGGCGGCCCGGCTCGCCCCATGGGTGTCGGGCACCTTCAAGGATCTGTTCAACGGACCGACCAGCACCCGCCCGGACGGTCACCTGGTGGTGTGGTCGCTGCGGAACCTGCCGGACGAACTGCGCACCATCGGCACGCTGCTCACCCTCAAGCACATCTGGGGCCGCATCGACCAAACAGCGACCAGCGCTCACCAGACGAAGCGGCTAGTGGTCGTCGATGAAGCGTGGCTGCTGATGCGCGACGGCGAGGGCGCGAGGTTCCTGTCCCTCATGGCGAGGGCGGGCCGCAAACGCAACGCGGGCCTGACCGTGGTGACGCAAGACGCGGCCGACGTGCTGAGCACCAACTTCGGACTCACGATCGTGTCCAACGCGGCGACGCAGGTACTGATGCGCCAGTCCACACAGGCCATCGACGTGGTCACCGAGGCGTTCGGCCTGACCGGTGGGGAGGCCCGGCTGCTGCTCTCGGCGGGCAGGGGCGAGGGGCTCTTGGTCGCTGGCCGGTCGAGGGTGCCGTTTCGTTCCCAAGCCTCCGGCAGCGAGCACCGGTTGGCGGTAACGGGGATCGGCGGTGAGCAGCGGTGA
- a CDS encoding M23 family metallopeptidase codes for MRKLISLIVAVLAAIIAIPLLGGAAIFGGGGTTCLPATTGSATTASAVPGPIAPGGPIPALDGWDGEQLSHVATILTVGNTKTVPPWGWVVATATAMQESSLRNLAGGADDSIGLFQQRPSQGWGTPEQLRDPAYQAGKFFDKLLTVEGWQQMPLTEAAQKVQRSAYPDAYAKHTAEAIRLVSHVGAALGLSTVGINPCSGVSAQGWTQPVRALVVSGFRTSSRPGHDGVDLGATRHTTIVAAASGTVERVRCNAIDNRTGGEWGCDRDGSPEYTTGCGMYVDLAHPGGIITRYCHMQTQPYVNVGDPVIAGQPIGEVGSTGHSSGPHLHYEVHINGDSSSSGAVSPEDWMAAHGAPLGQP; via the coding sequence ATGCGAAAACTCATCAGCCTCATCGTCGCGGTCCTCGCCGCGATCATCGCCATCCCGCTGCTCGGCGGCGCCGCGATCTTCGGCGGTGGCGGCACGACCTGCCTTCCCGCCACCACGGGATCGGCCACCACCGCATCGGCCGTACCCGGCCCGATCGCCCCGGGCGGGCCGATCCCGGCCCTCGACGGCTGGGATGGCGAACAACTCTCCCACGTAGCGACGATCCTCACCGTCGGCAACACCAAAACCGTGCCGCCGTGGGGATGGGTGGTGGCCACCGCCACCGCCATGCAGGAGTCCAGCCTGCGGAACCTGGCCGGCGGTGCCGACGACTCGATCGGGCTGTTCCAGCAACGCCCATCGCAGGGGTGGGGCACCCCGGAACAACTCAGGGATCCGGCCTACCAGGCAGGCAAGTTCTTCGACAAACTGCTCACGGTCGAGGGCTGGCAACAGATGCCGCTCACCGAAGCAGCCCAGAAGGTGCAGCGGTCGGCGTACCCGGACGCATATGCGAAGCACACGGCCGAGGCGATCCGCCTGGTCAGCCACGTCGGTGCGGCGTTGGGCCTGTCCACGGTGGGGATCAACCCGTGCAGCGGTGTCTCCGCGCAGGGTTGGACCCAGCCGGTACGCGCGCTGGTCGTCTCCGGCTTCCGCACCAGTTCCCGGCCCGGCCACGACGGGGTCGACCTCGGCGCGACCCGGCACACCACGATCGTCGCCGCCGCCTCCGGAACCGTCGAGCGGGTGCGCTGCAACGCCATCGACAACCGCACCGGCGGCGAATGGGGCTGCGACCGCGACGGGAGCCCCGAATACACGACGGGCTGTGGCATGTACGTGGACCTCGCGCATCCTGGCGGGATCATCACCCGCTACTGCCACATGCAGACCCAGCCGTACGTGAACGTCGGCGACCCGGTGATCGCCGGGCAGCCGATCGGCGAGGTCGGTTCCACCGGCCACTCCAGCGGCCCACACCTGCACTACGAGGTGCACATCAACGGCGACTCCAGCAGCTCAGGCGCGGTTTCGCCGGAGGACTGGATGGCCGCACACGGGGCACCGCTCGGTCAACCCTGA
- a CDS encoding PrgI family protein, which yields MDDDIPRASVPADIGAPDKIAWGLSFRQLAIIGTVAGAGWLLYSNFGPLLPPMAWVIAAIPIAAVTIVVALGKRDGLPLDVWLRHGLALRRVPKLQTPGRTRTGQPLVDTTAPPMVPAPLRIAATTIAADGTLTVDGAARCVIACGTTNVALRTGQEQAALLSGFGQWLNALTGPAQIVVAAQRHDLTPYAQAVLDNTARLPHEALRRAADDYAAFLLELDTTRDPLRRQVLAVIAQGPTREATVRTFGALGVSAEPLDGGALTAALASAVDPYQPPVPGPRAVPGVPITTRRNP from the coding sequence ATGGACGACGACATCCCCCGGGCCTCCGTGCCCGCAGACATCGGCGCCCCCGACAAGATCGCTTGGGGGCTGTCATTTCGGCAGCTCGCCATCATCGGCACCGTCGCCGGTGCCGGCTGGCTGCTGTACTCGAACTTCGGTCCGCTGCTGCCCCCGATGGCGTGGGTCATTGCCGCGATCCCGATCGCCGCGGTGACCATCGTCGTCGCGCTCGGCAAACGCGACGGCCTGCCGCTGGATGTGTGGCTACGCCACGGCCTCGCGCTGCGCCGCGTACCGAAGCTGCAAACCCCGGGCCGCACCCGCACCGGACAGCCGCTGGTTGACACGACCGCGCCGCCGATGGTGCCGGCGCCGCTGCGGATCGCCGCCACGACGATCGCCGCCGACGGCACTCTCACGGTGGACGGCGCGGCCCGCTGTGTGATCGCCTGCGGCACCACCAACGTGGCGTTGCGCACCGGGCAGGAACAGGCCGCGCTGCTGTCCGGGTTCGGGCAGTGGCTCAACGCATTGACCGGCCCGGCGCAGATCGTGGTCGCCGCACAGCGGCATGACCTGACCCCGTACGCGCAAGCGGTGCTGGACAACACGGCCCGGCTACCACATGAGGCGCTGCGGCGGGCGGCCGACGACTACGCCGCGTTCCTGCTCGAACTCGACACCACCCGCGATCCGCTGCGCCGCCAGGTGCTCGCCGTCATCGCGCAAGGCCCCACCCGGGAGGCGACCGTCCGCACGTTCGGCGCCCTCGGCGTCAGCGCGGAGCCGCTCGACGGCGGCGCGCTCACTGCCGCCCTCGCGAGTGCGGTCGACCCCTACCAGCCGCCGGTGCCCGGCCCGAGGGCCGTGCCCGGCGTCCCGATCACCACCAGGAGGAACCCATGA
- a CDS encoding RNA polymerase sigma factor, whose translation MAQPLHRPTVTNRHRRATFDADLVDRARAGDRAAFATLYEVTLDAVTRYVAVRLRGRDRDAVGDLVHDAYCFALAEPTLIGDDPTGSMLRLAARAVTRHRWSHRRYLRAALTVGEDQHSGPTPDPLGPAAPTLAETVTRMTFVHALARLTPDQRRAIQLRHIDGYPRDAAARAMGRSVDAVRQLERAALRRLQHQFTPAARLVTAQAAERLTAQAGASAP comes from the coding sequence ATGGCCCAGCCACTGCACCGGCCCACGGTGACCAACCGCCACCGCCGCGCCACCTTCGACGCCGACCTCGTCGACCGCGCCCGCGCAGGCGACCGCGCCGCGTTCGCGACGCTGTACGAGGTCACCCTGGACGCCGTCACCCGCTACGTCGCGGTACGCCTGCGCGGGCGCGACCGCGACGCCGTCGGCGACCTCGTCCACGACGCATACTGCTTCGCCCTGGCCGAGCCGACCCTCATCGGCGACGACCCGACCGGCTCCATGCTGCGGCTCGCCGCACGGGCCGTGACCCGCCACCGCTGGTCCCACCGGCGCTACCTGCGCGCGGCGCTCACCGTCGGCGAAGACCAGCACAGCGGCCCCACCCCGGACCCGCTCGGACCGGCCGCGCCCACGCTGGCGGAGACGGTGACGCGGATGACGTTCGTGCACGCCCTCGCCCGGCTCACCCCGGACCAGCGCCGAGCGATCCAACTGCGACACATCGACGGCTACCCCCGCGACGCCGCCGCCCGCGCGATGGGCCGAAGCGTCGACGCGGTCCGGCAGCTCGAACGCGCCGCCCTGCGCCGCCTGCAACACCAGTTCACCCCGGCCGCCCGACTGGTGACCGCGCAGGCCGCCGAACGGCTGACCGCGCAGGCCGGCGCCTCCGCCCCATAG
- a CDS encoding nucleoside 2-deoxyribosyltransferase domain-containing protein, with translation MAYRINYVDSFLSPQLIAVAETLADAEGAARYVGTSVPELADRLQVAEDPLLGVALRVVQPPDSLDSPGGLPVIYLGGTVAADINWQAEAIEALATHPVVIANPRREQPIATDADVVVQMAWRHRHLWRCDIAVFWFEGSEADPAGLVELGTQIANPVPLAVGMTPEYPQAPAVRALVGHSLAEQVVQNSLTETIGCAVDLIRKEAKPVVSLPFHNGDPAISAFALRVMIAALREETPGLTMAMNELVIEATCAADKGLDPCLLARIHAGIDRLRVDQGDPLGWAELLEVCNSLDTY, from the coding sequence ATGGCCTACCGAATAAACTACGTCGATTCCTTCCTGTCGCCGCAGCTCATAGCGGTGGCCGAGACGCTCGCGGACGCCGAAGGCGCCGCGCGCTACGTCGGCACGTCCGTGCCGGAGCTGGCGGACCGGCTTCAGGTCGCCGAGGATCCGCTGCTGGGTGTCGCCCTACGGGTCGTGCAGCCGCCGGACAGTCTGGACAGCCCCGGCGGGCTACCGGTGATCTACCTCGGCGGAACGGTCGCGGCGGACATCAACTGGCAGGCCGAGGCCATCGAAGCGCTCGCGACCCACCCGGTGGTCATCGCCAACCCGCGTCGGGAACAGCCCATCGCCACCGACGCCGACGTGGTCGTCCAGATGGCGTGGCGGCACCGCCACCTGTGGCGTTGCGACATCGCCGTGTTCTGGTTCGAGGGATCCGAGGCGGACCCGGCGGGGCTGGTGGAACTCGGCACTCAAATCGCCAACCCGGTCCCGCTGGCCGTTGGGATGACACCGGAGTACCCGCAGGCGCCTGCGGTGCGGGCGCTGGTCGGCCATTCCCTCGCCGAGCAGGTCGTCCAGAACAGCCTCACCGAAACGATCGGCTGTGCTGTTGATCTGATCCGCAAGGAAGCCAAACCAGTGGTCAGTCTGCCCTTCCACAACGGCGACCCGGCCATCAGCGCCTTCGCGCTAAGGGTCATGATCGCTGCCTTGCGGGAGGAAACGCCGGGCCTGACGATGGCGATGAATGAACTGGTCATCGAAGCTACCTGCGCGGCGGACAAGGGACTCGACCCGTGCCTGTTGGCACGCATCCACGCCGGCATCGACCGCTTGCGAGTCGATCAGGGCGACCCGCTCGGTTGGGCCGAACTGCTGGAAGTCTGCAACTCCCTCGACACCTACTGA
- a CDS encoding YifB family Mg chelatase-like AAA ATPase, which translates to MEQVTTNAVRLVGVTGRLELVHGEQVSGRRAGIVILGPDGRSMPEARDRLYAGITNSHWDLSRTPVRVSLPPSHEPSPGSGTDLAFAAAVLTLNGVFRPTALEGVVLVGELGLDGSIRPVRGVLPMVAAAARAGFATVVVPAANAHEASLVPGVQIIAVNSLRQFVRWASFGITPEVSVPGAGAAPYAGGGPIVDLADLPPGMSRARWALEVAAAGGHHLGMLGPLGSGKAMLAERLPSLLPDLGDDDAVEVTALRSAAGLLQPSDGLVRRPPWQAPHHSASLPMLFGGGPRASRPGAVSLAHRGVFFLDQTPEFGHRALTSLCQPIDDGQVRLGGGGATVTYPAQVHLVLAAQSCPCGQSTGGGPRCGCTSRDRARYLSRMSVLWERTDIRLRLEIPASHDGDAGESSAVVAERVTRARELATDRWAALGYRVNAQVPGEVLRTGVCTLPTCDINPLLELRHVGAVSDDGYDRILRVAWTVADLRRADRPELGDVNAAIELHLDQPQPPGAHR; encoded by the coding sequence ATGGAGCAGGTAACGACGAACGCGGTTCGGCTGGTCGGGGTCACCGGCCGCCTCGAACTGGTGCACGGCGAACAGGTCAGCGGCCGGCGGGCGGGCATCGTCATCCTCGGTCCGGACGGCCGCAGCATGCCGGAGGCTCGGGACCGGTTGTACGCCGGTATCACCAATTCGCATTGGGATCTGTCCCGCACCCCTGTGAGGGTCAGCCTGCCGCCGTCGCACGAGCCGTCGCCCGGCTCCGGCACGGATCTGGCGTTCGCCGCAGCGGTCCTCACCCTCAACGGCGTGTTCCGCCCGACGGCGCTGGAGGGCGTCGTGCTGGTCGGTGAGCTGGGACTCGACGGCAGCATCCGCCCGGTACGCGGGGTCCTGCCGATGGTGGCCGCCGCCGCCCGCGCAGGCTTCGCCACTGTCGTGGTGCCGGCCGCCAACGCACACGAGGCCAGCCTCGTTCCCGGCGTCCAAATCATCGCGGTCAACTCGTTGCGACAGTTCGTCCGCTGGGCGAGCTTCGGCATTACACCCGAGGTTTCCGTGCCGGGCGCCGGTGCGGCACCGTACGCCGGTGGCGGGCCGATCGTCGACCTCGCCGACCTGCCTCCCGGCATGTCGCGGGCGCGGTGGGCGCTTGAGGTCGCCGCGGCCGGTGGACACCACCTCGGCATGCTGGGGCCGCTCGGGTCTGGCAAGGCGATGCTCGCGGAGCGGTTGCCGTCGCTGCTGCCGGACCTTGGCGACGACGACGCGGTGGAGGTCACCGCGTTGCGGTCGGCGGCGGGACTCCTGCAACCGTCAGACGGGCTGGTACGTCGCCCACCGTGGCAGGCACCGCACCACTCAGCCAGCCTGCCGATGCTGTTCGGTGGTGGTCCACGCGCGTCCCGGCCCGGCGCGGTTAGCCTCGCCCACCGGGGCGTGTTCTTCCTGGACCAGACGCCGGAGTTCGGACACCGGGCGTTGACGTCGCTATGCCAACCGATCGACGACGGTCAGGTCAGGCTCGGAGGCGGCGGCGCCACGGTGACCTATCCCGCGCAGGTCCATCTCGTCCTCGCCGCGCAGTCCTGTCCCTGTGGCCAGTCAACAGGCGGCGGCCCTCGCTGCGGGTGCACGTCGCGAGACCGCGCCCGGTACCTGAGCCGGATGTCTGTGCTGTGGGAGCGCACCGACATCCGGCTGCGGCTCGAAATCCCCGCCTCGCACGACGGTGACGCGGGCGAGTCGTCCGCCGTGGTCGCCGAGCGGGTGACCCGCGCGAGGGAACTGGCCACCGACCGGTGGGCGGCCCTCGGGTACCGGGTCAACGCGCAGGTGCCCGGCGAGGTGCTGCGCACGGGGGTGTGCACGCTGCCCACCTGCGACATCAACCCGCTGCTGGAGTTGCGTCACGTCGGCGCCGTTTCCGATGACGGGTACGACCGCATCCTGCGCGTCGCCTGGACCGTGGCCGACCTACGCAGAGCCGACCGGCCCGAGCTGGGCGACGTCAACGCCGCCATCGAGCTGCACCTCGACCAGCCGCAGCCGCCCGGGGCTCACCGGTAG
- a CDS encoding replication-relaxation family protein, giving the protein MPTSASANNPLALYHRLTPRDRNLLALLDEHLVLTTDQVHRLHYRAMRTCQIRLRELYALGLLDRFRFARLYGGSEPWHWVLGLHGARFMAGATGRPAPTVRAHRDQVHRLAASPRLSHLLATNEFFVRLAFTARINQRVRLDRWWSERTATTRFMRVRPDGHGLWTARGRTVGWFLETDMGTEPLTRVTAKLEAYERLAASGGPTYPVLFWLPNADRESHLQQMLRGMLPEVPVVTATHDTDPADAVWLPVDGWQRISLAELHTDHGMNTASNPNWVAGQLDLSGQADLAA; this is encoded by the coding sequence ATGCCCACATCCGCATCGGCCAACAATCCGCTGGCCCTCTACCACCGCCTGACCCCCCGTGACCGGAACCTGCTCGCCCTGCTGGACGAGCACCTGGTCCTGACCACCGATCAGGTCCACCGCCTGCACTACCGGGCGATGCGCACCTGTCAGATCCGGCTCCGCGAGCTGTACGCGCTGGGGCTGCTGGACCGGTTCCGGTTCGCCCGCCTCTACGGCGGGTCGGAGCCCTGGCACTGGGTCCTCGGGCTGCACGGCGCCCGGTTCATGGCTGGAGCCACCGGCCGTCCGGCACCGACCGTGCGAGCCCACCGCGATCAGGTCCACCGGTTGGCCGCCAGCCCGCGTCTGTCGCACCTACTGGCCACCAACGAGTTCTTCGTTCGGCTGGCGTTCACCGCCCGCATCAACCAGCGGGTCCGGCTGGACCGGTGGTGGTCCGAGCGCACCGCTACCACGAGGTTCATGCGCGTGCGCCCCGACGGGCACGGGCTGTGGACCGCACGCGGGCGCACGGTCGGCTGGTTCCTGGAGACCGACATGGGCACCGAGCCATTGACCCGCGTCACCGCAAAGTTGGAGGCGTATGAACGGCTCGCCGCCTCCGGCGGACCGACCTACCCGGTGCTGTTCTGGCTGCCCAACGCCGACCGGGAGTCGCACCTGCAACAGATGCTGCGGGGGATGCTGCCGGAGGTGCCGGTGGTCACCGCCACTCACGACACCGACCCGGCCGACGCGGTGTGGCTGCCGGTCGACGGGTGGCAGCGGATCTCGCTGGCCGAGCTGCACACGGACCACGGCATGAACACCGCGAGCAACCCGAACTGGGTCGCAGGTCAGCTCGACCTGTCCGGTCAGGCCGACCTCGCGGCCTGA